In Equus quagga isolate Etosha38 chromosome 14, UCLA_HA_Equagga_1.0, whole genome shotgun sequence, one DNA window encodes the following:
- the PUS3 gene encoding tRNA pseudouridine(38/39) synthase — translation MAENDIDRIQTEKLLKRVQELEQEVQRLKEQTNNKDSNIRENYSGTGKAKRAFDFSAHGRRHVALRIAYLGWGYQGFASQENTNNTIEEKLFEALTKTRLVESRQTSNYHRCGRTDKGVSAFGQVISLDLRSHFPNGRDSGDFNLKDEVNDAAKEIRYTHILNRVLPPDIRVLAWAPVEPSFSARFSCLERTYRYFFPRADLDIITMNSAAQKYVGTHDFRNLCKMDVANGVINFQRTILSAQVQLVGQSLAEERGQEPFQLCQFEVIGQAFLYHQVRCMMAILFLIGQGMEKPEVIDELLNIQKNPQKPQYSMAVEFPLVLYDCKFENIKWIYDREVQEFNVTHLQQLWANQAVKTHIVYSMLQGLDSAAVPCGTGPKMDGMIEWRNVTPSVIKQTSAFVEGVKMRTYKPLMDRPKCQGLESRIQHFVRRGRIEHPHLFHEEETKAKRDCNEKLEEENTILEKPAKRICVDTEIKTII, via the exons ATGGCTGAAAATGACATAGACAGAATCCAGACTGAGAAACTCCTAAAAAGAGTACAAGAACTGGAGCAGGAGGTACAAAGACTTAAAGAACAGACCAACAACAAGGACtcaaatattagagaaaattatTCAGGAACTGGAAAAGCTAAGCGTGCATTTGATTTCAGTGCTCATGGTCGAAGACACGTAGCCCTAAGGATAGCCTATCTGGGCTGGGGCTACCAGGGCTTTGCCAgtcaagaaaacacaaacaatacAATTGAAGAGAAACTCTTTGAGGCTCTAACCAAGACTCGACTAGTAGAAAGTAGACAGACATCCAACTATCACCGGTGTGGGCGAACAGACAAAGGAGTTAGCGCCTTTGGACAG GTGATTTCTCTTGACCTTCGTTCTCACTTTCCAAATGGCAGGGATTCAGgggattttaatttaaaagatgaagTCAATGATGCTGCTAAAGAGATCCGTTATACCCACATTCTCAATCGGGTGCTCCCTCCAGACATCCGTGTACTGGCCTGGGCCCCTGTAGAACCCAGCTTCAGTGCTAGGTTCAGCTGTCTTGAGCGGACTTACCGCTATTTTTTCCCTCGTGCTGATTTAGACATTATAACCATGAACTCTGCAGCTCAGAAGTATGTTGGCACACATGATTTTAGGAACTTATGTAAAATGGATGTAGCCAACGGAGTGATTAATTTTCAGAGGACTATTCTGTCTGCTCAAGTACAGCTAGTGGGCCAGAGCCTGGCTGAGGAGAGAGGGCAAGAACCTTTCCAGCTGTGTCAGTTTGAAGTGATTGGCCAGGCCTTCCTGTATCATCAAGTCCGTTGTATGATGGCCATCCTTTTTCTGATTGGCCAAGGAATGGAGAAGCCAGAGGTTATTGATGAGCTGCTGAACATACAGAAAAATCCCCAGAAACCTCAATAcag taTGGCTGTAGAATTTCCTCTAGTCCTATATGATTGTAAGTTTGAAAACATCAAGTGGATCTATGACCGGGAGGTTCAGGAGTTCAATGTTACCCACCTACAACAACTCTGGGCTAATCAGGCTGTTAAAACTCACATAGTGTATAGTATGCTGCAAGGACTGGACTCTGCTGCAGTACCCTGTGGGACAG GACCAAAGATGGATGGAATGATAGAATGGAGAAATGTTACGCCTTCTGTCATAAAGCAGACCAGTGCCTTTGTAGAAGGAGTGAAAATGCGCACGTATAAGCCCCTAATGGATCGTCCTAAATGCCAAGGATTAGAATCCCGGATCCAGCATTTTGTACGTAGGGGACGCATTGAGCACCCACATTTATTCcatgaggaagaaacaaaagccaAAAGAGACTGTaatgaaaaactagaggaagaaaatACTATTTTGGAGAAACCAGCAAAGAGAATCTGTGTTGATACAGAAATTAAAACCATCATTTAA